From Bacillota bacterium, one genomic window encodes:
- the fliN gene encoding flagellar motor switch protein FliN — protein MSPLAAVWRYETPAKGTQLSVADSPARQQLRVYLADEDPVSVLNKLALALADGLSMATGGRCKVDDITSYHEIDPHRFDEVAWRSDEMCVVLQMSLRGDSGAISWLEVLPVSLAEALLATAGLSEPEPETVSAAQTWSAAPQAKQAPASAAAPAAKTPRSQPITVAPAEFPPLAPGPSEPEPANISLIMDVPLQVTVELGRRRMLVRDILELGKGSLIELDKLAGEPVDVYVNGKLIAKGEVVVIDENFGVKITSIVTPAERMRNLQ, from the coding sequence ATGTCACCGCTGGCGGCGGTCTGGCGCTACGAGACGCCGGCCAAAGGCACGCAGCTGAGCGTGGCGGACAGCCCGGCGCGCCAGCAGCTGCGCGTGTACTTGGCCGACGAAGATCCGGTGTCAGTGCTCAACAAGCTGGCGCTCGCGCTGGCCGACGGGCTGAGCATGGCCACGGGCGGCCGCTGCAAAGTGGACGACATCACGTCGTATCACGAAATCGATCCGCACCGCTTCGACGAAGTGGCATGGCGCAGCGACGAGATGTGCGTCGTGCTGCAAATGAGCTTGCGCGGCGACAGCGGCGCCATCTCGTGGCTGGAGGTGCTGCCCGTGTCGTTGGCCGAGGCGCTGCTGGCGACGGCCGGCCTGAGTGAGCCGGAACCGGAGACCGTGTCGGCGGCGCAGACGTGGTCGGCGGCGCCGCAGGCAAAGCAGGCGCCCGCCAGCGCGGCGGCGCCGGCGGCCAAGACGCCGCGCTCGCAGCCGATTACGGTGGCCCCGGCCGAGTTCCCGCCGCTGGCGCCGGGTCCCTCGGAGCCGGAGCCGGCCAACATCAGCCTGATCATGGACGTGCCCCTGCAAGTTACGGTCGAGCTCGGGCGGCGCCGCATGCTGGTCCGCGACATTTTGGAGCTGGGCAAGGGGTCCCTCATCGAGCTGGACAAGCTGGCCGGCGAGCCCGTGGACGTCTACGTCAACGGCAAGCTCATCGCCAAAGGGGAAGTCGTCGTCATCGACGAAAACTTCGGCGTCAAGATAACCAGCATCGTCACGCCGGCCGAGCGGATGCGAAACTTGCAATAG
- the fliO gene encoding flagellar biosynthetic protein FliO produces MESSDLGLLQYAWRVALVFALLLAAAYAVRRWAGSAGPGRLARGRVRIVEAVPVGPQRLLLLVEVEGRRLLIGATPQSFTLLAQLDPTATDAPREERCS; encoded by the coding sequence GTGGAATCCAGTGACCTGGGACTGCTGCAGTACGCGTGGCGGGTGGCGCTGGTCTTCGCCCTGCTGCTCGCCGCCGCTTACGCCGTTCGGCGTTGGGCGGGGTCGGCGGGCCCGGGCCGGCTGGCGCGCGGCCGGGTGCGCATCGTTGAGGCGGTCCCGGTCGGCCCGCAGCGGCTGCTGCTCCTGGTGGAAGTGGAGGGGCGGCGCCTGCTTATCGGCGCGACGCCCCAGTCGTTCACGCTGCTGGCGCAGCTGGATCCGACGGCAACCGACGCGCCGAGGGAGGAACGTTGCAGTTGA
- the fliP gene encoding flagellar biosynthetic protein FliP translates to MNRLTARIGALFFVLAAAGRAAAQPIDIPLPALELGVRAAEGPADVALTLQIVALLTVLSLAPAIVVMLTSFTRIIVVLSFVRSALSLQQLPPNQVLIGLALFLTFFTMAPTWQAAYEAGLAPYLAGELSELEALERASQPLREFMFRHVNEQDLALFIELQGAERPATPDDVSMTALIPAFIISELRTAFQLGFILFIPFLVIDMIVASVLMSMGMLMLPPVMISLPFKVLLFVLVDGWHLITRSLLLSFQ, encoded by the coding sequence TTGAATCGTCTGACGGCGCGCATCGGCGCGCTGTTTTTTGTCCTGGCGGCCGCCGGGCGGGCCGCAGCCCAGCCCATCGACATCCCGCTGCCGGCGCTCGAGCTGGGCGTTCGCGCCGCGGAAGGTCCCGCCGACGTGGCGCTGACGCTGCAGATCGTGGCGCTGCTGACGGTGCTCAGCCTCGCGCCGGCCATCGTCGTCATGCTGACGTCGTTTACGCGGATTATCGTCGTGTTGTCGTTCGTGCGCAGCGCGCTGTCGCTGCAGCAGCTGCCGCCCAACCAGGTTCTCATCGGGCTGGCGCTCTTCCTTACGTTCTTTACCATGGCGCCTACCTGGCAGGCAGCGTACGAGGCGGGCCTGGCGCCGTATCTGGCCGGCGAGCTGTCGGAGCTGGAAGCGCTGGAGCGAGCCAGCCAGCCTCTGCGCGAGTTTATGTTCCGGCACGTCAACGAGCAGGATTTGGCGCTGTTCATCGAGCTGCAGGGGGCCGAACGGCCAGCGACGCCCGACGACGTCTCCATGACGGCGCTCATTCCGGCGTTTATCATCAGCGAGCTGCGGACCGCGTTCCAGCTGGGCTTCATTCTTTTCATCCCGTTCCTCGTCATCGACATGATCGTCGCCAGCGTGCTCATGTCGATGGGCATGCTGATGCTGCCGCCGGTGATGATATCCCTGCCTTTCAAGGTTCTCTTGTTCGTGCTGGTGGACGGCTGGCACTTGATTACGCGCTCGCTGTTGCTGAGCTTCCAGTAA
- the fliQ gene encoding flagellar biosynthetic protein FliQ, which translates to MSDGLVVSLGREALMTVLLVAGPMLGLSLLVGLVISILQATTQIQEQTLTFIPKILAVLGAAVLFGPWMLRIMTDFTIRLLGDMHNIVR; encoded by the coding sequence ATGAGCGACGGTCTCGTCGTCAGTCTCGGCCGTGAAGCGCTGATGACGGTGCTGTTGGTGGCGGGCCCCATGCTGGGGCTGAGCTTGCTGGTGGGCTTGGTCATCAGCATCTTGCAGGCCACCACGCAAATCCAGGAGCAGACGCTGACGTTTATCCCGAAGATCCTGGCCGTCCTGGGCGCCGCCGTCTTGTTCGGCCCCTGGATGTTGCGCATCATGACGGATTTCACCATCCGGCTGCTGGGGGATATGCACAACATCGTGAGGTAG
- a CDS encoding flagellar type III secretion system protein FliR, with translation MAGALLWENLFHFLIIFIRTSGLLAAMPLFGGAGVPIHVRAGLAALVAMVLFPVVPLGPAPVEPVALALLAAQELAVGLAMGFIVALFMYALQVAGQLVDVPIGFGMVNVLDPNFGGQIPIMGQFFNVLAVLLFFVVNGHHVVLRALADSYREIPVGTAAWDGSVLEAALGAVSAAFLLGVRIALPVMAVTLLTDVALGIVNRAVPQINVFITGYPLKIFLGVLVTAVALPIYVTLLAALFGDGGEMARWLWRFLSAL, from the coding sequence ATGGCCGGCGCGTTGTTGTGGGAAAACCTTTTTCATTTCTTAATCATTTTCATCCGCACCAGCGGCTTGCTGGCGGCCATGCCCCTGTTCGGCGGCGCGGGCGTGCCCATCCACGTGCGGGCCGGCTTGGCGGCCTTGGTCGCGATGGTGCTCTTCCCGGTGGTGCCGTTGGGGCCGGCGCCGGTCGAGCCGGTGGCCTTGGCCCTGCTGGCGGCCCAGGAGCTGGCGGTGGGCCTGGCCATGGGCTTTATCGTCGCGCTGTTCATGTACGCGCTCCAGGTGGCCGGCCAACTGGTGGACGTGCCGATTGGGTTTGGTATGGTCAACGTGCTCGATCCGAACTTCGGCGGGCAAATTCCGATTATGGGCCAGTTTTTCAACGTGCTGGCCGTGCTGTTGTTCTTCGTCGTCAACGGGCACCACGTGGTGCTGCGGGCGCTGGCCGACAGCTACCGGGAAATCCCCGTGGGAACGGCCGCGTGGGACGGGAGCGTGTTGGAGGCGGCGCTTGGCGCGGTCAGCGCCGCGTTTCTGCTGGGCGTGCGCATCGCGCTGCCGGTTATGGCCGTTACGCTCTTGACGGACGTGGCGCTGGGCATCGTGAACCGCGCCGTGCCGCAAATCAACGTCTTCATTACGGGCTATCCCTTGAAAATTTTCCTGGGCGTGCTGGTGACCGCGGTCGCCTTGCCCATCTACGTGACCTTGCTGGCGGCGTTGTTCGGCGACGGCGGCGAGATGGCGCGCTGGCTGTGGCGGTTTCTGAGCGCTCTTTAG
- the flhB gene encoding flagellar biosynthesis protein FlhB produces MAVSERSLGFQFDLQLFAQERTEPATPKRREEARRKGQVARTAELGTALVLLAGFGVLSFWAARAGATLVNMTTHYLGDGVRLDPSATAVQEMFVEMTLWAAAVAGPFLLAAVVAGLASQLVQVGFLATGEGLKPKLERINPVEGAKRIFSRWALINLLKALAKIVVVGYIAYGEVRRSLDVLPALAAVPLADAVRVVGDMVLRVGLNIGLALVVIAALDYLYQRFEYERSLRMTRQELKEELKELEGDPLLRSRIRRRQRELASRRMMQEVPKADVVITNPVHLAVALRYDAATMEAPVVVAKGAGIVARRIKEIAEAHGVPIVEDVALARALYDGVELGQPIPVELYQAVADVLAFVYRMRRRRR; encoded by the coding sequence GTGGCGGTTTCTGAGCGCTCTTTAGGATTTCAATTCGATTTGCAACTTTTCGCCCAGGAACGCACCGAGCCCGCCACGCCCAAGCGCCGCGAAGAAGCGCGGCGCAAGGGGCAGGTGGCGCGCACCGCCGAGCTGGGCACGGCCCTGGTCCTGCTGGCCGGATTCGGCGTGCTGAGTTTCTGGGCGGCGCGCGCCGGCGCGACGCTGGTGAACATGACGACCCACTATTTGGGCGACGGGGTGCGGCTGGACCCGTCGGCCACGGCCGTCCAGGAGATGTTCGTGGAAATGACGCTGTGGGCGGCGGCGGTGGCGGGGCCCTTCCTGCTGGCTGCGGTGGTCGCGGGGCTGGCGTCGCAGCTGGTGCAAGTGGGCTTTCTGGCCACCGGTGAAGGGCTGAAGCCGAAGCTCGAGCGCATCAACCCCGTCGAAGGCGCGAAGCGCATTTTCTCGCGCTGGGCGCTCATCAACCTGCTGAAGGCGCTGGCTAAGATCGTCGTCGTAGGCTACATCGCCTATGGCGAAGTGCGCCGCTCGCTGGACGTGCTGCCGGCGCTGGCGGCGGTGCCGCTGGCGGATGCGGTGCGCGTCGTGGGCGACATGGTCCTGCGCGTGGGACTCAACATCGGGCTGGCGCTCGTTGTCATCGCCGCCCTCGACTATTTGTACCAGCGGTTCGAGTACGAGCGCAGCCTGCGCATGACGCGGCAGGAGCTGAAAGAGGAGCTGAAGGAGCTGGAGGGCGATCCGCTGCTCCGCTCCCGCATCCGGCGCCGCCAGCGGGAACTGGCGTCGCGCCGCATGATGCAGGAAGTGCCCAAGGCGGACGTGGTCATCACCAACCCGGTCCACCTGGCGGTCGCGCTGCGCTACGACGCGGCCACCATGGAAGCGCCCGTCGTGGTGGCCAAGGGAGCCGGCATCGTGGCCCGCCGCATCAAGGAGATCGCCGAGGCGCACGGCGTGCCGATTGTGGAGGACGTAGCCTTGGCGCGGGCGCTGTACGACGGCGTCGAGCTAGGGCAGCCGATTCCCGTCGAATTGTACCAGGCCGTCGCCGACGTGCTGGCGTTCGTGTACCGGATGCGGCGCAGAAGGAGGTAG
- the flhA gene encoding flagellar biosynthesis protein FlhA, which produces MATNTRPSIAAYLGRNTDVAVALGVVFIVVMMVIPLPTWLIDLLLALNISVALLVLLLTMNVKDALQFSVFPALLLVLTLFRLGLNVSTTRLILLRGDAGRIIEAFGQFVVGGNYVVGFVIFLILVVIQFIVITRGAERVAEVAARFTLDAMPGKQMSIDADLNSGLITEEEARRRRKEIEREADFYGAMDGASKFVKGDAIASIVTTVINIIGGFIIGVLQRGMSIGEAAARYTILTVGDGLVTQIPALLISTAAGIIITRAASDENLGADVTGQMLSEPKVLLVAGGVLLGFALVPGLPTLPFLALATLMLGVGLAGRRRVPVAAPEEPAAPAPREMERGPESVLSLLHVDPMELEIGYGLIPLVDAEQGGDMLDRIVLIRRQMALELGIVVPPIRIRDNMELNPDQYVVRIKGVEVGRGQLMMGKLLAMDGGAAAPIPGIETREPAFNLPALWIDPEQRVAAEQAGYTVVDTSAVLATHLTEIIRRHAAQLLGRQETKQLLDQIKQEYPAVVDELVPELLSVGEIHRVLQNLLAEGVPIRNLVVILETLADAARVHRDIDSLTEAVRVGLAPQISQMYADENGVLHVLTLNPALEEELREALGTDGVLAWAPSRVQQFIERLAAAWEAGMARGRAPVLLCPPALRRPIRQITMRALPRLPVLSYNEVAPTVEVRAVGMVSLNHAN; this is translated from the coding sequence GTGGCAACCAATACCCGCCCGAGCATCGCCGCCTATCTTGGACGCAACACCGACGTCGCGGTTGCCCTGGGCGTCGTGTTCATCGTCGTCATGATGGTCATCCCGCTGCCCACGTGGCTGATTGACCTGCTCTTGGCGCTCAACATCAGCGTGGCGCTGCTGGTCCTGCTGCTGACGATGAACGTCAAGGACGCGCTGCAGTTTTCGGTGTTTCCGGCGTTGCTTTTGGTGCTGACACTGTTCCGGCTGGGGCTCAACGTGAGCACGACCCGGCTCATCCTGCTGCGCGGCGACGCGGGCCGCATCATTGAAGCCTTCGGCCAGTTCGTCGTGGGCGGCAACTACGTGGTGGGCTTCGTCATCTTCCTCATCCTGGTCGTCATCCAGTTCATCGTCATCACGCGCGGCGCCGAGCGGGTGGCGGAAGTCGCGGCCCGCTTCACCCTGGACGCGATGCCCGGCAAGCAGATGAGCATCGACGCCGATCTGAACAGCGGCCTGATTACGGAAGAAGAAGCTCGCCGGCGCCGCAAGGAGATCGAGCGCGAGGCGGACTTCTACGGCGCGATGGACGGCGCCAGCAAGTTCGTGAAGGGCGACGCCATCGCGTCCATCGTCACCACCGTCATCAACATCATCGGCGGCTTCATCATCGGCGTGCTGCAGCGCGGCATGTCCATCGGCGAAGCGGCGGCGCGGTATACGATTTTGACCGTCGGCGACGGCCTCGTCACCCAAATCCCGGCCCTCCTGATTTCCACCGCCGCGGGCATCATCATCACCCGGGCCGCGTCCGATGAAAACCTGGGCGCCGACGTCACGGGCCAGATGCTGTCGGAGCCCAAGGTGCTGTTGGTCGCGGGCGGCGTCTTGCTCGGCTTCGCGCTGGTGCCCGGCCTGCCCACGCTGCCGTTCCTGGCCTTGGCCACGCTCATGCTGGGCGTGGGCCTCGCGGGCCGGCGGCGAGTGCCTGTGGCTGCGCCCGAGGAGCCGGCGGCGCCGGCTCCCCGCGAGATGGAGCGGGGCCCGGAAAGCGTCTTGTCGCTGCTGCACGTGGACCCCATGGAGCTCGAGATCGGCTACGGGCTCATCCCGCTGGTGGACGCGGAGCAGGGGGGCGACATGCTGGACCGGATCGTGCTCATCCGCCGCCAGATGGCGCTGGAGCTGGGCATCGTCGTCCCGCCCATCCGCATTCGCGACAACATGGAGCTGAATCCGGACCAGTACGTCGTGCGCATCAAGGGCGTCGAAGTCGGGCGCGGCCAGCTGATGATGGGCAAGCTCCTGGCGATGGACGGAGGAGCCGCCGCTCCCATCCCGGGCATCGAGACGCGCGAGCCGGCCTTCAATTTGCCGGCGCTTTGGATTGACCCCGAGCAGCGGGTGGCGGCTGAGCAAGCCGGGTATACGGTAGTCGACACGTCGGCGGTGCTGGCGACGCACCTGACCGAAATCATCCGGCGCCACGCCGCGCAATTGCTCGGCCGGCAGGAGACGAAGCAGCTGCTGGACCAGATAAAGCAGGAATATCCGGCCGTTGTCGACGAATTGGTACCCGAACTGCTCAGCGTTGGGGAAATTCACCGCGTGCTGCAGAATCTTCTGGCCGAAGGCGTTCCGATTCGCAACCTGGTGGTGATCTTGGAGACGCTGGCCGATGCGGCGCGCGTCCACCGCGACATCGACTCGCTGACGGAAGCCGTGCGTGTCGGATTGGCCCCGCAGATTTCGCAAATGTACGCGGACGAAAACGGTGTCCTGCACGTCCTGACGCTCAATCCCGCGCTGGAAGAAGAACTGCGCGAGGCCTTAGGAACCGACGGCGTTCTGGCGTGGGCGCCGTCGCGCGTGCAGCAGTTTATCGAACGCTTGGCCGCGGCTTGGGAAGCGGGCATGGCGCGCGGGAGAGCGCCGGTGTTGCTCTGTCCGCCGGCCCTGCGGCGCCCGATTCGGCAAATTACGATGCGGGCGCTGCCGCGTCTGCCCGTGCTTTCTTACAACGAAGTCGCGCCGACCGTCGAGGTCCGGGCCGTGGGGATGGTGTCGCTGAATCATGCGAATTAA
- the flhF gene encoding flagellar biosynthesis protein FlhF, with product MRIKRYVASSMQQAVAMVKADFGDDAVILHTKRFRRGGLFGLFGKPLVEVIAAVEPDLAKKRSARNQRQEAQLEQAYEATAAALRTLEEEVRSLRQLIGEQVRPAETLPAGLRAAFERLRAQEIPEAECYELVELVRQRAQPAELEDAGAVREHLIQVMASRIETVMPWDFSRKPVVVPLVGPTGVGKTTTIAKLAANFSLLGRANVGLITVDTYRIAAVQQLRTYAGIIGIDLLVAYTPDELREAVERLSDKDLILIDTAGRSQNHALHMGELRSFMQALPVKEVHLVLSATTRLPDMLDVAARFAETGYDRLIITKIDETSYYGALYQLPRLTGKPLSYLTTGQSVPDDIDVATGEQVARLVMGDPP from the coding sequence ATGCGAATTAAGCGCTACGTGGCCTCGTCGATGCAGCAAGCCGTCGCCATGGTGAAGGCCGACTTCGGCGACGACGCGGTCATCCTGCACACCAAGCGTTTTCGGCGGGGCGGCTTGTTCGGCCTGTTCGGCAAACCCCTGGTGGAAGTCATCGCGGCCGTGGAGCCCGACTTGGCGAAAAAGCGCAGTGCGCGGAACCAGCGCCAGGAGGCGCAGCTGGAGCAAGCCTACGAGGCCACGGCGGCGGCGCTGCGCACGCTGGAGGAGGAAGTGCGGTCGCTGCGGCAGCTCATCGGCGAGCAGGTGCGGCCCGCAGAGACGCTGCCCGCGGGCTTGCGCGCGGCGTTCGAGCGCTTGCGGGCCCAGGAAATCCCCGAAGCCGAATGCTACGAGCTGGTGGAGCTGGTCCGCCAGCGCGCCCAGCCCGCCGAGCTGGAAGACGCGGGCGCGGTGAGGGAGCACCTGATCCAAGTGATGGCGTCCCGCATCGAAACAGTGATGCCGTGGGATTTCAGCCGCAAGCCGGTGGTCGTTCCGCTGGTGGGGCCGACGGGCGTCGGCAAGACGACTACCATCGCCAAGCTGGCCGCGAACTTTTCTCTGCTGGGCCGCGCCAACGTGGGCCTCATCACCGTCGACACGTACCGCATCGCGGCGGTGCAGCAGCTAAGGACGTATGCGGGCATCATCGGCATCGATTTGCTGGTGGCCTACACCCCCGACGAGCTGCGGGAAGCCGTCGAGCGCCTGTCCGACAAAGACCTGATCCTGATCGACACGGCGGGCCGGAGCCAAAACCACGCGTTGCACATGGGCGAGCTGCGGTCGTTCATGCAGGCCCTGCCCGTGAAGGAAGTGCACCTGGTCCTAAGCGCGACGACGCGGCTGCCCGATATGCTGGACGTCGCGGCTCGTTTCGCCGAAACGGGTTATGATCGGCTCATCATCACGAAAATCGACGAGACGTCGTATTACGGCGCTCTGTACCAGCTGCCGCGGTTGACGGGCAAGCCGCTGTCTTATCTCACCACGGGCCAAAGCGTCCCCGACGACATCGACGTCGCCACGGGCGAACAGGTGGCACGGCTCGTGATGGGGGATCCGCCGTGA
- a CDS encoding RNA polymerase sigma factor WhiG, translated as MAPTEQELQRLWRRFKSNGDPQAREQLILHYAPLVKYVAGRVAMGLPPNIDPEDLHSYGIFGLVDALEKYEPDRGVKFETYAIARIRGAMFDGLREQDWVPRTVRQKARRLERAIADLEARLGRSATDEEICAALNLTPEEYADLLSEIRVTSIVSLDEWWAAENDDDKGISLGELIEDPNAEQLGAAIEAREVERLLGEVIEGLPERERLVVTLYYYEGLTLKEIGQVLGVTESRVSQLHTRAILRLRARLLRYRDALVS; from the coding sequence GTGGCGCCCACGGAGCAAGAGCTGCAACGCCTGTGGCGGCGGTTCAAGAGCAACGGCGATCCTCAGGCGCGGGAACAGCTCATCCTCCACTACGCGCCCTTGGTCAAGTACGTGGCCGGACGGGTGGCGATGGGCCTGCCGCCCAACATCGACCCCGAGGACTTGCACAGCTACGGCATCTTCGGCTTGGTGGACGCGCTGGAGAAATACGAGCCGGACCGGGGCGTGAAGTTTGAGACTTACGCCATCGCTCGCATCCGCGGCGCCATGTTCGACGGGCTGCGGGAGCAGGACTGGGTGCCGCGTACCGTGCGACAGAAGGCGCGGCGGCTCGAGCGGGCCATCGCCGACCTGGAGGCGCGGCTGGGACGCTCGGCGACGGACGAGGAAATTTGCGCGGCCCTCAACCTGACGCCGGAGGAGTACGCGGATTTGCTGTCGGAAATCCGCGTGACCAGCATCGTGTCGCTGGACGAGTGGTGGGCCGCGGAGAACGACGACGACAAGGGCATCAGCCTCGGCGAACTCATCGAAGATCCCAACGCTGAGCAGCTGGGGGCCGCCATCGAGGCGCGGGAAGTGGAACGGCTGCTGGGCGAGGTCATCGAGGGGCTGCCCGAGCGAGAGCGTTTGGTTGTTACGCTTTATTATTACGAGGGCCTGACGCTGAAAGAAATCGGCCAGGTGCTGGGCGTCACGGAATCGCGCGTGTCGCAGCTGCACACGCGCGCCATCTTGCGGCTGCGGGCGCGGCTGTTGCGCTACCGGGATGCGCTCGTCAGTTGA
- the rpsB gene encoding 30S ribosomal protein S2 — MAVVSMKQLLEAGVHFGHQTRRWNPKMAPYIFTERNGIYIIDLQKTVRKIEEAYKFVKELAASGGTVLFVGTKKQAQAAIREEAERCGMYYVNERWLGGMLTNFETIKSRIRRLKELEQMEADGSFDVLPKKEVMQLRNEREKLQRYLGGIREMKRLPDAVFIVDPRKERIAVHEARKLGIPIVAIVDTNCDPDEIDYVIPGNDDAIRAVRLLTSKIADAIIEGREGRELPVEEEEPEAEAPQDEEAELVEV, encoded by the coding sequence ATGGCCGTCGTAAGCATGAAGCAGCTGCTCGAAGCGGGCGTGCACTTCGGCCACCAGACGCGCCGCTGGAATCCCAAGATGGCTCCGTACATCTTCACGGAGCGCAACGGCATTTACATCATCGACCTGCAGAAAACCGTGCGCAAGATTGAAGAGGCGTACAAGTTCGTGAAGGAACTGGCGGCCTCGGGCGGCACGGTTCTGTTTGTCGGTACGAAGAAGCAAGCGCAGGCGGCGATCCGCGAAGAGGCCGAGCGCTGCGGCATGTATTACGTCAACGAGCGCTGGCTCGGCGGCATGCTCACCAACTTCGAGACCATCAAGTCTCGCATCCGCCGCCTGAAGGAACTGGAACAGATGGAAGCAGACGGTTCCTTCGACGTGCTGCCCAAGAAGGAAGTGATGCAGCTGCGCAACGAGCGCGAGAAGCTGCAGCGCTACCTGGGCGGCATCCGGGAGATGAAGCGGCTGCCTGACGCGGTGTTCATCGTTGACCCGCGCAAGGAGCGCATCGCCGTGCACGAAGCCCGCAAGCTGGGCATTCCCATCGTCGCGATCGTGGACACCAACTGCGATCCGGACGAGATCGATTACGTGATCCCCGGCAACGACGACGCCATCCGCGCCGTCCGGCTGCTGACGAGCAAGATCGCCGACGCGATAATTGAAGGCAGAGAAGGGCGCGAGCTGCCGGTTGAAGAGGAAGAACCGGAGGCGGAAGCGCCGCAGGACGAGGAAGCGGAACTGGTCGAGGTCTAA
- the tsf gene encoding elongation factor Ts (EF-Ts; functions during elongation stage of protein translation; forms a dimer; associates with EF-Tu-GDP complex and promotes exchange of GDP to GTP resulting in regeneration of the active form of EF-Tu) yields the protein MAQTITPQMVKELRERTQAGMMDCKRALEATGGDMEKAVAWLREKGLAAAAKKAGRVAVEGVVDAYIHPGGRIGVLIEVNCETDFVARNAIFQQLVRDLAMHIAAAKPLYVSREDVPESVLEEERRVLRAAALNEGKPEHVVDKIVAGRLEKFYEETCLLEQPFVKDPEKKVHDLIQEHIATLGENITVRRFVRFERGEHAGGRADQEA from the coding sequence ATGGCGCAGACGATAACGCCGCAAATGGTTAAGGAGTTGCGGGAGCGGACGCAGGCCGGCATGATGGACTGCAAGCGAGCCCTGGAGGCCACGGGCGGCGACATGGAGAAAGCCGTCGCCTGGCTGCGGGAGAAGGGCCTCGCTGCGGCGGCCAAGAAGGCCGGCCGCGTGGCCGTCGAGGGCGTGGTGGACGCGTACATCCACCCCGGCGGGCGCATCGGCGTCCTGATCGAAGTCAACTGCGAGACGGATTTCGTCGCGCGCAACGCGATTTTCCAACAGCTCGTGCGGGATCTGGCGATGCATATCGCCGCCGCCAAGCCGCTGTACGTCTCGCGTGAAGACGTGCCGGAGAGCGTGCTCGAGGAGGAGCGCCGCGTCTTGCGGGCCGCCGCCCTCAACGAGGGCAAGCCGGAGCACGTCGTCGACAAAATCGTCGCCGGGCGGCTGGAGAAGTTCTACGAAGAGACGTGCCTTCTCGAGCAGCCCTTCGTCAAGGATCCGGAGAAGAAGGTCCACGATCTCATCCAGGAGCATATCGCCACCCTCGGCGAAAACATCACCGTTCGCCGGTTCGTCCGGTTCGAACGGGGCGAACACGCCGGCGGGCGAGCGGACCAAGAGGCGTGA
- a CDS encoding UMP kinase, producing the protein MTTTQPVYRRVVLKLSGEALAGEGGFGLDLDVVQNICEQIKRVRELGVQVAVVVGGGNIWRGAPAARHGIDRATADYMGMLATVINALALQDRLEQMGVDTRVQTAIEMRQVAEPYIRRRAIRHLEKNRVVIFAAGTGNPYFSTDTAAALRAAEIEADVILMAKRGVDGVYDSDPRTNPNARKFDYVDYIDVLNRGLGVMDATATSLCMDNKIPIIVFDFNEPNNIVDACLGRHVGTKVGGTA; encoded by the coding sequence ATGACGACGACGCAGCCCGTCTACCGGCGGGTCGTGCTGAAGCTCAGCGGGGAGGCGCTGGCCGGAGAAGGCGGCTTCGGCCTCGACCTGGACGTTGTGCAAAACATCTGCGAGCAGATTAAGCGCGTGCGCGAGCTCGGCGTTCAGGTGGCGGTCGTCGTGGGCGGCGGCAACATCTGGCGCGGGGCTCCGGCCGCACGCCACGGGATCGACCGGGCGACGGCGGATTACATGGGCATGCTGGCCACCGTCATCAACGCCCTGGCGCTTCAGGACCGGCTGGAGCAGATGGGCGTGGACACGCGGGTGCAGACGGCCATCGAGATGCGGCAGGTGGCTGAGCCGTACATCCGCCGCCGCGCGATCCGGCACTTGGAGAAAAACCGCGTGGTCATCTTCGCGGCGGGGACGGGCAACCCGTACTTTTCCACCGACACGGCCGCGGCGCTGCGGGCGGCGGAAATCGAAGCCGACGTCATCTTGATGGCCAAGCGCGGCGTGGACGGCGTGTACGATTCGGATCCGCGCACGAACCCGAACGCGCGCAAGTTCGACTACGTGGATTACATCGATGTCCTCAACCGCGGGCTTGGCGTGATGGACGCGACGGCCACGTCGCTGTGCATGGACAACAAGATCCCGATTATCGTGTTCGACTTCAATGAGCCGAACAACATCGTCGACGCGTGCCTCGGCCGGCACGTGGGGACGAAAGTGGGAGGGACCGCGTAG